A portion of the Myripristis murdjan chromosome 13, fMyrMur1.1, whole genome shotgun sequence genome contains these proteins:
- the mrps22 gene encoding small ribosomal subunit protein mS22, whose product MAALGAVRCLLRSYSRVKNVERSAQVFVRCSRRTLCGGTHDSAPSESNSKPQFTDPEVQDILTRITGLDLQKVFRPIKQELKPPTYKLMTDDQLEEAVQQAAGHARRLLQMPPVLPERKPISDVLSEDKILEGMDTAKYVFTDITYNIPHRERFIVVREPSGTLRKATWEERDRLIQVYFPKEGRKLTPPHIFKEDNLKIVFSQDRHEDVLDLCLVQFEPDSSEYIRVHAATYEDLDKHGKYELLRSTRHFGGMAWYLVSARRVDGLIVDMLKRDLLQDAVSLVSLFHMMHPHSESAQEASSQQASGTDLLKIYAQKESQRSGYIELALQAYEQTAAESSAA is encoded by the exons atggcggcGCTCGGTGCAGTGAGGTGCTTGCTGAGGAGCTACTCTCGGGTGAAAAATGTCGAGAGGAGCGCACAGGTCTTCGTCAGATGTAGCAGGAGGACGCTTTGTGGTGGAACACATGACAGCG CGCCCTCCGAAAGCAATTCCAAGCCCCAGTTCACTGACCCAGAAGTGCAGGACATCCTCACCAGGATAACAGGCCTGGACCTGCAGAAGGTTTTCCGACCCATTAAACAGGAGCTGAAGCCGCCCACATACAAACTTATGACTGACGACCAGCTAGAGGAG gcagTGCAGCAAGCTGCGGGGCATGCGAGGAGGCTGCTGCAGATGCCCCCCGTCCTGCCGGAGAGGAAGCCCATCAGCGACGTCCTGTCTGAGGATAAGATCCTGGAGGGCATGGATACAGCCAAATACGTCTTCACTGACATCACCTACAACATCCCACACAGG GAGAGGTTTATTGTTGTACGGGAGCCCAGCGGGACACTGAGGAAGGCTacctgggaggagagagacCGACTCATCCAGGTCTATTTCCCCAAGGAGGGACGCAAACTCACACCGCCTCACATCTTTAAGGAGGACAACCTCAAG ATCGTGTTTTCCCAGGATCGCCATGAGGACGTGTTGGACCTGTGTCTGGTCCAGTTTGAGCCAGACTCCTCAGAATACATCAGG GTGCATGCAGCCACCTATGAGGACTTGGACAAGCACGGCAAGTATGAGCTGCTGCGCTCCACCAGACATTTTGGAGGCATGGCGTGGTACCTTGTCAGCGCACGCAGGGTGGATGGCCTCATCGTAGACATGCTGAAGAGAGatct gcTTCAGGATGCAGTGAGCCTTGTGTCCCTCTTCCACATGATGCACCCCCACAGTGAATCGGCCCAGGAGGCTTccagccagcaggccagtggcACTGACCTGCTAAAG ATCTACGCCCAGAAGGAGTCCCAGAGGTCGGGCTACATCGAGTTGGCCCTGCAGGCCTACGAACAGACGGCTGCTGAGAGCTCCGCCGCCTGA